The proteins below come from a single Columba livia isolate bColLiv1 breed racing homer chromosome 28, bColLiv1.pat.W.v2, whole genome shotgun sequence genomic window:
- the HJV gene encoding hemojuvelin has product MGTPTCCKSPGQLDNPGFFFLRALFLLLSCRHVSSQCKILRCNSEYVAATLNLRGGGRNGAVCDALRSYSRCTRRTARTCRGDLAYHSAVHGIEDLMIQNNCSKDGPTSPPRPPAPDHQGFESLDVCDYEKSFLYKHGQPPSYQHCAAFGDPHIRTFHHDFHTCRVEGSWPLLDNDYLFVQATSSPVAKGSNATVTSKLTIIFKNMKECIDQKVYQAEIDNLPAAFEDGSVNGGERPGGSSLAIRERSPGRHVEIRADYIGTTIAVRQAGRQLSFAIRAAEEVARAFTAEQDLQLCVGGCPRSQRLSRSPRGRLPAETARALCKELLPVEDVYFQSCVFDVVTSGDANFTMAAHGALEDARVFLPDAEKLHIFQAGASCPRGSASFLLLLLASALWVGL; this is encoded by the exons TCTCTTCCCAGTGCAAGATCCTGCGCTGCAACTCGGAGTACGTGGCCGCCACGCTCAACCTGCGCGGCGGCGGCAGGAACGGCGCGGTCTGCGACGCGCTGCGCTCCTACTCGCGCTGCACCCGCAGGACGGCCCGCACGTGCCGGGGAGACCTGGCCTACCACTCCGCCGTGCACGGCATCGAGGACCTCATGATCCAGAACAACTGCTCCAAGGACGGCCCCACGTCCCCGCCGCGCCCGCCGGCCCCCGACCACCAGGGCTTCGAGTCGCTCGACGTGTGCGACTACGAGAAGAGTTTCCTCTACAAGCACGGGCAGCCCCCCAGCTACCAGCACTGCGCGGCTTTCGGGGACCCCCACATCCGCACCTTCCACCACGACTTCCACACCTGCCGGGTGGAGGGCTCCTGGCCACTCCTGGACAATGACTACCTGTTCGTGCAAGCCACCAGCTCGCCGGTGGCGAAGGGCTCCAACGCGACGGTCACCAGCAAG CTCACCATCATCTTCAAGAACATGAAGGAATGCATCGACCAGAAGGTCTACCAGGCCGAGATCGACAACCTGCCGGCGGCTTTCGAGGACGGCTCGGTGAACGGGGGCGAGCGGCCGGGCGGCAGCAGCCTGGCCATCCGGGAGCGCAGCCCCGGGCGGCACGTGGAGATCCGCGCCGACTACATCGGCACCACCATCGCCGTGCGCCAGGCCGGCCGCCAGCTCTCCTTCGCCATCCGCGCGGCCGAGGAGGTGGCGCGGGCCTTCACGGCGGAGCAGGACCTGCAGCTGTGCGTGGGCGGGTGCCCGCGGAGCCAGCGCCTGTCCCGCAGCCCGCGCGGCCGCCTGCCCGCCGAGACGGCGCGGGCGCTCTGCAAGGAGCTGCTGCCCGTGGAGGACGTCTACTTCCAGTCCTGCGTCTTCGACGTGGTCACCTCGGGCGACGCCAACTTCACCATGGCGGCCCACGGCGCCCTGGAAGACGCCCGCGTTTTCCTTCCCGACGCGGAGAAGCTGCACATCTTCCAGGCCGGGGCGAGCTGCCCGCGCGGCTCCGcgtccttcctcctcctcctcctcgcctcTGCTTTGTGGGTTGGTCTGTAG